Proteins encoded in a region of the Patagioenas fasciata isolate bPatFas1 chromosome 21, bPatFas1.hap1, whole genome shotgun sequence genome:
- the LZTR1 gene encoding leucine-zipper-like transcriptional regulator 1 encodes MAAAGTPAGGAGRSKVAPSVDFDHSCSDSVEYLTLNFGPFETVHRWRRLPPCDEFVGARRSKHTVVAYRDAIYVFGGDNGKTMLNDLLRFDVKDCSWCRAFTTGTPPAPRYHHSAVVYGSSMFVFGGYTGDIYSNSNLKNKNDLFEYKFATGQWTEWKTEGRLPVARSAHGATVYSDKLWIFAGYDGNARLNDMWTIGLQDRELTCWDEIEQSGEIPPSCCNFPVAVCKDKMFVFSGQSGAKITNNLFQFEFKEKIWTRIPTEHLLRGSPPPPQRRYGHTMVAFDRHLYVFGGAADNTLPNELHCYDVDSQTWEVIQPSPDSELPSGRLFHAAAVISDAMYIFGGTVDNNIRSGEMYRFQFSCYPKCTLHEDYGKLWENRQFSDLEFVLGEKEERVRGHTAIVTARCKWLKKKIIQARERLKQKSKQDIEDEGHATCQKDGIGGNVKLCRLQPLLEVPIREAEAQPFEVLMQFLYTDKIKYPRKGHVQDVLLIMDVYKLALNFKLSRLEQLCLQYIEASVDLQNVLIVCENANKLQLDQLKEHCLNFVVKESHFNQVIMMKEFEHLSSSLIVEIVRRKQQPPVRTHSDQPLDIGTSLIQDMKAYLEGAGTEFCDIILLLDGHPWPAHKAILAARSSYFEAMFRSFMPEDGQVNISIGEMVPSKQAFESMLRYIYYGEVNMPPEDSLYLFAAPYYYGFSNNRLQAYCKQNLEMNVTVENVLQILEAADKTQALDMKRHCLHIIVHQFIKVSKLPHLRSLSQLLLVDIIESLAKHISDKQCAELGSDI; translated from the exons ATGGCGGCGGCCGGGAccccggcgggcggcgcggggcgctcCAAGGTGGCTCCGAGCGTGGATTTCGACCACAGCTGCTCGGACAGCGTCGAGTACCTCACCCTCAACTTCGGGCCCTTCGAGACCGTGCACCGCTGGCGCCGCCTTCCGCCCTGCGACGAGTTCGTGGGGGCCCG GCGCAGCAAGCACACCGTGGTGGCCTACCGGGACGCCATCTACGTGTTCGGCGGGGACAACGG GAAGACGATGCTGAACGACCTGCTGCGCTTCGACGTGAAGGACTGTTCGTGGTGCAG GGCTTTTACCACGGGGACCCCGCCGGCACCGCGGTACCACCACTCAGCGGTGGTCTACGGCAGCAGCATGTTTGTGTTCG GTGGCTACACTGGAGACATTTATTCCAATTCCAACCTGAAGAATAAAAACGACCTCTTTGAATACAAGTTTGCGACTGGACAGTGGACGGAGTGGAAGACGGAGGGAAG GTTGCCGGTTGCCAGGTCGGCTCACGGCGCCACGGTGTACAGCGACAAGCTGTGGATCTTCGCGGGATACGACGGGAACGCGCG GTTAAACGACATGTGGACGATTGGGCTGCAGGACAGAGAGCTCACGTGCTGGGACGAG ATCGAGCAAAGCGGGGAAATTCCTCCTTCGTGCTGTAATTTTCCTGTGGCTGTTTGCAAAGACAAGATGTTTGTTTTCTCCGGCCAGAGCGGCGCAAAGATTACCAATAATCTCTTTCAGTTTGAATTCAAGGAAAAGAT TTGGACGCGAATTCCCACGGAGCACTTGCTGCGCGGCTCCCCTCCTCCGCCCCAGCGCCGCTACGGCCACACCATGGTCGCCTTCGACCGGCACCTCTATGTGTTCGGCGGTGCTGCCGACAACACGCTGCCCAACGAGCTTCACTGCTATGACGTGGACTCGCAGACCTGGGAGGTCATCCAGCCCAGCCCGGACAGCGAG TTACCCAGCGGGAGACTCTTCCACGCCGCGGCTGTTATCTCGGATGCCATGTACATCTTTGGGGGCACAGTGGACAATAACATTCGGAGTGGAGAAATGTACAGGTTCCAG ttttcctgTTACCCTAAATGCACTCTACATGAAGATTACGGAAAATTGTGGGAAAACAGGCAGTTCAGTGATCTGGAGTTTGTTTTGGGAGAG AAGGAAGAACGAGTTCGAGGGCACACTGCGATTGTTACAGCTCGCTGCAAGtggctgaaaaagaaaatcatcCAGGCAAGGGAGAGGCTGAAACAG AAATCAAAGCAAGATATTGAAGACGAGGGACACGCGACGTGCCAGAAGGATGGGATTGGGGGGAACGTCAAGCTGTGCCGCCTGCAGCCGCTGCTGGAGGTGCCCATCCGAGAGGCCGAGGCCCAGCCCTTCGAGGTGCTCATGCAGTTCCTGTACACGGATAAAATAAAATACCCTCGCAAAG GTCATGTGCAGGATGTGTTACTTATTATGGATGTATACAAACTAGCCTTAAACTTCAAGCTCTCtcgactggaacagctctgcctcCAATACATTGAAGCATCTGTAGATCTGCAGAACGTGCTCATTGTGTGTGAGAACGCTAACAAGCTTCAGCTGgatcagctgaag gaacATTGCCTGAACTTTGTGGTGAAGGAATCACATTTTAATCAAGTGATAATGATGAAGGAGTTTGAGCATCTTTCTTCGTCGCTCATAGTGGAGATTGTGCGGAGAAAGCAGCAGCCTCCTGTTCGAACGCATTCCGATCAGCCCCTTGACATCG GAACGTCTTTAATTCAGGACATGAAGGCGTACTTAGAAGGAGCTGGGACTGAATTCTGTGATATCATCCTTCTCCTGGACGGCCACCCATGGCCAGCACATAAAGCCATCCTAGCTGCCCGCTCCAG TTACTTTGAAGCCATGTTCCGCTCCTTCATGCCAGAAGATGGACAAGTGAATATTTCTATAGGCGAAATGGTTCCCAGCAAGCAAGCATTTGAATCTATGCTTAGATACATCTACTATGGTGAGGTGAACATGCCTCCTGAAGACTCGCT CTACCTCTTTGCTGCACCTTACTATTACGGCTTCTCCAATAACAGACTGCAGGCCTATTGCAAGCAGAATCTGGAGATGAATGTCACAGTGGAGAACGTGCTGCAG ATTTTGGAGGCGGCTGACAAGACGCAGGCGCTGGACATGAAGAGGCACTGCCTGCACATCATCGTGCACCAGTTCATCAAG